One region of Phoenix dactylifera cultivar Barhee BC4 unplaced genomic scaffold, palm_55x_up_171113_PBpolish2nd_filt_p 000294F, whole genome shotgun sequence genomic DNA includes:
- the LOC120105471 gene encoding uncharacterized protein LOC120105471, whose product MDDDRRPPSPEPSEQSVPPDTPRSAAGQAGLAGVYQLMAQVLQQQQMMQLAAMPPAGTCYERFRRLNPPTFEGGPDPMAAEAWIREIEKMFRALLFPDEVKVQMATSMLTGNAEFWWTAMETAYAVDGLTWRDFKRLFYNQYFPDSVNQSKQNEFLALTQTDRMSVLEYANKFNELGRFCPQFMEEERSKVNQFEQGLRYGIRSRISSHLFSSYKDVLDRVLKVEADLIRSGREREDMKRTRLSGAQSSGSGGSKGSVPKKRQSRGCPTCGGNHKGTCMKKTGACYSCGQTGHIARNCPSRRKDEPRQTAPEDQRSRGNPRVFALTRQDASASDQLAFPDNYIAHLRN is encoded by the exons ATGGATGACGACAGGAGACCACCCTCCCCGGAGCCTAGTGAGCAGTCGGTTCCCCCAGATACTCCACGATCTGCAGCAGGTCAGGCAGGCCTAGCCGGAGTGTACCAGCTTATGGCACAAGTGCTGCAACAGCAGCAGATGATGCAGCTGGCCGCTATGCCACCGGCAGGCACCTGCTATGAGAGGTTTCGCCGACTAAACCCTCCGACCTTTGAGGGTGGGCCTGACCCTATGGCAGCAGAAGCATGGATCCGGGAAATAGAGAAGATGTTCCGAGCTCTTCTTTTCCCCGATGAGGTGAAGGTCCAGATGGCGACCTCTATGCTGACAGGAAACGCCGAGTTCTGGTGGACGGCCATGGAGACAGCCTATGCCGTCGACGGACTTACATGGAGGGACTTCAAGAGGTTGTTTTACAACCAATATTTTCCGGATTCAGTCAACCAGTCTAAGCAGAATGAATTCTTGGCGCTGACCCAGACCGACCGAATGTCTGTTCTGGAGTATGCCAATAAATTCAACGAGCTGGGACGATtttgcccccagttcatggaggaggagagaagtaAGGTAAACCAGTTTGAACAGGGATTGAGGTACGGGATTCGATCCCGAATATCCTCCCATCTGTTCTCAAGCTACAAGGATGTACTGGACCGAGTCTTGAAGGTTGAGGCTGACCTAATACGGtccgggagggagagagaagacaTGAAGAGGACCCGATTGTCGGGAGCTCAGAGTAGTGGGTCTGGAGGCAGCAAGGGATCTGTGCCCAAGAAGAGACAGAGCAGAGGCTGCCCCACCTGTGGCGGAAACCACAAGGGTACCTGCATGAAGAAGACTGGAGCTTGTTATTCTTGCGGGCAGACAGGACACATCGCCCGCAACTGCCCTAGCCGAAGGAAGGACGAGCCTAGACAAACTGCACCAGAGGACCAGAGATCGAGGGGTAACCCTCGAGTTTTCGCACTGACTCGACAGGATGCCAGTGCTAGCGATCAg TTAGCTTTTCCAGACAACTACATAGCACATCTGAGAAATTAG
- the LOC103696051 gene encoding uncharacterized protein LOC103696051, giving the protein MRARWKRSAHFLCFGAVDPAEEEAAVKTRDSSAGSCGRIEILGTEARRHRRRLAKIFRSAMFVSALNRSKEEGKHSDCSAARKASVDKRAAEWSEKFSYGDDRTADAIFSSSSWTSSSTSSSSCLSSASSSWFREPEPKPKPEFRQKRASPMAESRNHPPPARGPARNYGSATGFFFLLLSLSVMVFCGRLYAILWTSSWLCFVPPRNVAATGSPELRRKGIEEIEKKRIILEGFLERNRRV; this is encoded by the exons ATGAGAGCGAGATGGAAGCGGAGCGCCCACTTCCTCTGTTTCGGCGCCGTCGatccggcggaggaggaggcggcggtgAAGACGAGAGATAGCTCCGCCGGATCCTGCGGGAGGATCGAGATCCTTGGGACGGAGGCCCGTCGCCACAGGCGGCGTCTCGCGAAGATCTTCAGATCGGCGATGTTTGTTTCCGCTCTG AATCGAAGCAAGGAAGAAGGGAAGCATTCGGACTGCTCGGCGGCGCGAAAGGCCTCCGTCGATAAACGGGCGGCGGAATGGAGCGAGAAGTTTTCATACGGCGACGACCGGACGGCAGACGCGATCTTTTCCTCGTCCTCGTGGACGTCGTCTtccacctcctcctcttcttgctTGTCCTCGGCGTCCTCTTCCTGGTTCCGAGAGCCGGAGCCGAAACCGAAGCCGGAGTTCCGGCAGAAGAGGGCGTCGCCGATGGCTGAATCGAGGAATCACCCGCCACCGGCGCGGGGGCCGGCCAGGAATTACGGTTCGGCCACggggttcttcttcctcctcctaagCCTATCGGTGATGGTGTTCTGTGGACGCCTCTACGCGATCCTGTGGACGTCCTCGTGGCTCTGCTTCGTCCCTCCCCGGAACGTCGCGGCGACAGGGTCGCCGGAACTCCGGCGGAAGGGGATTGAGGAGAttgagaagaagaggatcatcTTGGAGGGCTTCTTGGAAAGAAATCGAAGGgtctga